The following proteins are encoded in a genomic region of Phycisphaera sp.:
- a CDS encoding prepilin-type N-terminal cleavage/methylation domain-containing protein, translated as MSQRRENAAFTLIELLVVIAIISILISILLPSLGAARGLAKATRELAAAQQTMLAFQLYAQDNGGRLLTGMPDRRDVMGRHAPFDDRGDPIGDPLIAQRYPWRLAPYFDYNFRGMYGDAKALAALRERRDDFVYTVSLYPSLGMNVAYVGGSVNHLGDTTSQRVFGKVFLERDDQATRPTEVIAFASARFRGPGTIEELPDPEGFFRIEAPTFSSGWQDSYEDRAANPGTNSGFVSLRHGGKAVTAMLDGHAEVLGWQELRDMRKWADQATGEDWAPEPRR; from the coding sequence GTGTCACAGCGCCGTGAGAATGCCGCTTTTACGCTCATCGAACTGCTCGTGGTTATCGCGATCATCTCGATCCTAATCTCGATCCTGCTGCCCAGCCTGGGGGCCGCCCGGGGGCTGGCCAAGGCCACGCGCGAGCTCGCCGCCGCCCAGCAGACGATGCTCGCATTCCAGCTCTACGCCCAAGACAACGGCGGCCGGCTGCTGACCGGCATGCCCGATCGCCGTGACGTGATGGGCCGCCATGCGCCGTTCGACGACCGGGGCGATCCCATCGGCGACCCGCTCATCGCCCAGCGGTACCCATGGCGGCTCGCGCCGTACTTCGACTACAACTTCCGAGGCATGTACGGCGACGCCAAGGCACTCGCGGCCCTGCGCGAACGCCGCGATGACTTCGTCTACACGGTGAGCCTCTACCCCAGCCTGGGCATGAACGTCGCGTACGTCGGCGGGAGCGTGAACCACCTGGGCGACACCACCAGCCAGCGCGTGTTCGGCAAGGTGTTCCTCGAGCGCGACGACCAGGCCACGCGCCCAACCGAGGTCATCGCGTTCGCCTCGGCCCGCTTTCGCGGTCCCGGCACCATCGAAGAACTGCCCGATCCCGAGGGCTTCTTCAGGATCGAAGCGCCGACCTTCAGCAGTGGGTGGCAGGATAGCTATGAAGACCGCGCGGCCAACCCCGGAACCAACAGCGGCTTCGTCAGCCTCCGGCATGGCGGCAAGGCCGTGACCGCCATGCTCGACGGCCACGCCGAGGTGCTGGGGTGGCAGGAGCTTCGGGACATGAGGAAATGGGCTGATCAGGCGACCGGTGAGGATTGGGCTCCGGAGCCGCGCCGATAG
- a CDS encoding right-handed parallel beta-helix repeat-containing protein gives MTWTAAGSPYRVVNLIIVGDDATLTIEPGVTVEFGDGLGMDIGSSAFGAGTLIARGTEAEPVVFKALATDPIPGQWRGIHFTPLAVDGQVDLDTGAYLGGSILEHVDVSMGGGPLGIGASVYLDLSVAVLKDLTARQSGSRGVRAELEGELRLHAENLEARDNAGLGMSVGGGRWHEISGFRGIANSTEALNIFDADDVLVVDSVMEGRTGSRGLAFSRCNRVVIESSRIEQCDRNGLAITDCTDVDLVGCSVLENGWAGATISRVENLTITDSDFRRNSSDTFLASSSGMFLGECNNVVIERVVLEDNMFEGPSAFGGVITLHDSERIRLIDVRFEGNTSVMDCGGLLVDNCPDTIVSDSVFVGNTAAERGGAVLLRSPGVVFEATTFEDNMAADGGAVFIDVGSTGTTFAGDPDARRFNVFTDNVATRGQDVFNGQPFDTGGSSNIDASNVCWGTLDQFEVQQRIWDGFDDPFLGFIVANPLADCDACRADIDGDGELTIFDFLGFQNAFDAGDLTVADFDGDGVLTIFDFLAFQNEFDAGCP, from the coding sequence GTGACTTGGACCGCAGCCGGGAGCCCGTACCGGGTCGTGAACCTCATCATCGTGGGTGACGACGCCACGCTGACGATCGAGCCGGGCGTTACCGTGGAGTTCGGTGACGGGTTGGGCATGGACATCGGCTCGTCCGCGTTCGGTGCGGGCACGCTGATCGCCCGAGGCACCGAAGCCGAACCCGTCGTCTTCAAGGCGCTCGCTACCGATCCAATCCCGGGCCAGTGGCGGGGCATCCACTTCACACCGCTGGCTGTCGATGGTCAGGTCGACTTGGACACTGGGGCCTATCTCGGCGGATCGATCCTCGAACACGTGGACGTGTCGATGGGGGGTGGGCCTTTGGGCATCGGTGCTTCGGTCTACCTCGACCTCAGCGTGGCAGTCTTGAAGGACCTCACCGCCCGACAATCGGGTTCTAGGGGTGTGCGGGCGGAACTGGAAGGCGAGCTTCGCCTCCATGCCGAGAACCTGGAGGCACGTGACAACGCCGGCCTAGGTATGTCCGTCGGTGGCGGTCGATGGCACGAGATTTCCGGGTTTCGGGGGATTGCAAACTCCACCGAGGCGTTGAATATCTTCGATGCTGACGACGTCTTAGTGGTTGATAGCGTGATGGAAGGCCGAACCGGGTCCCGTGGGCTCGCCTTCTCGCGGTGCAATCGTGTCGTGATCGAATCATCACGAATCGAGCAGTGCGATCGCAACGGACTCGCGATCACGGACTGCACGGATGTCGATCTGGTCGGGTGCTCGGTGCTCGAGAACGGCTGGGCGGGTGCGACGATCTCTAGGGTTGAGAATCTGACGATCACCGACAGCGACTTCCGACGCAATTCATCTGATACGTTCTTGGCGTCGTCTTCCGGAATGTTCTTGGGCGAATGCAACAACGTCGTGATCGAGCGGGTGGTTCTCGAAGACAATATGTTCGAAGGCCCCTCTGCCTTTGGCGGCGTGATAACGCTCCATGATAGTGAACGGATTCGCTTGATCGACGTGCGATTCGAGGGCAACACGAGCGTGATGGACTGCGGCGGCCTGCTGGTTGACAACTGCCCCGACACGATCGTGTCCGATTCGGTCTTCGTGGGCAATACTGCTGCGGAACGGGGCGGGGCGGTGCTCCTGCGGAGCCCGGGTGTGGTGTTCGAGGCGACCACGTTCGAGGACAACATGGCCGCGGATGGTGGCGCCGTCTTCATCGATGTAGGCTCAACCGGGACCACGTTTGCTGGTGATCCGGATGCGAGAAGATTTAACGTGTTCACGGACAACGTGGCGACACGCGGGCAGGACGTGTTCAACGGCCAGCCCTTCGATACCGGTGGTTCGAGCAACATCGATGCCAGCAACGTCTGCTGGGGCACACTCGACCAATTCGAGGTGCAGCAGCGCATCTGGGATGGCTTCGACGATCCGTTCCTGGGGTTCATCGTGGCCAACCCGCTGGCCGACTGCGACGCCTGCCGCGCCGATATCGATGGCGACGGCGAGCTGACCATATTCGACTTCCTCGGCTTCCAGAACGCCTTCGACGCCGGCGACCTCACGGTGGCCGACTTCGACGGCGATGGGGTGCTGACCATCTTCGATTTCCTGGCGTTCCAGAACGAGTTCGACGCTGGGTGCCCGTAG
- a CDS encoding biliverdin-producing heme oxygenase, protein MQHPTTHTGDSEAATGIAATLKDSTWDLHQQAESGELQQRLVKGELGRAEYAAHLGQLYLVHRKLESCLDDAAGTCDQVKALNSEELRHTGKLEADLAHLSTDPADVKPVPATQSFVTWIEATAKDNPTALIGVQYVLEGSTNGNGFIAKKIGPALDLKTDGLRYLTSYGPAQRETWARFKSRLDTLDLGPDALEKVVDAAKRTFVGVRDINSELLEVLAGHTKSAGA, encoded by the coding sequence ATGCAACACCCCACGACTCACACGGGCGACTCCGAAGCCGCCACCGGCATCGCCGCCACGCTGAAAGACAGCACCTGGGACCTGCACCAGCAGGCCGAGAGCGGCGAGCTCCAGCAGCGGCTAGTAAAAGGTGAACTCGGCCGCGCCGAGTACGCCGCCCACCTGGGCCAGCTCTACCTCGTGCATCGCAAGCTGGAGAGCTGCCTGGACGACGCCGCCGGCACATGCGATCAGGTCAAAGCGCTCAACAGCGAAGAGCTGCGTCATACCGGCAAGCTCGAGGCGGATCTCGCCCATCTGTCGACCGATCCGGCCGACGTGAAACCCGTACCTGCGACTCAGAGCTTCGTGACCTGGATCGAGGCCACCGCGAAGGACAACCCCACCGCCCTCATCGGGGTGCAGTATGTTCTTGAAGGCTCGACCAACGGCAACGGATTCATCGCCAAGAAGATTGGCCCAGCTCTCGATCTGAAGACCGACGGCCTGCGCTACCTCACCAGCTACGGCCCAGCCCAGCGCGAGACCTGGGCCCGCTTTAAGAGCAGGCTGGACACGCTCGACCTCGGGCCCGACGCGCTCGAAAAAGTCGTTGATGCCGCCAAACGCACGTTTGTGGGTGTCCGCGACATCAATAGTGAATTGCTCGAAGTGCTGGCAGGGCACACCAAGTCCGCCGGTGCCTGA
- a CDS encoding patatin-like phospholipase family protein encodes MDVSRFTNDPRVERSMAALGGGGPYAVSDITDGDGHRYIDLVMEGGGVLGIALVGYAWALEEMGIRFRSIGGTSAGAISACLLAAAAPPAEPRALRLLAMLSDMDFFSFVDGGDDARDLVRDIFIKRRGCYSITRAVLRNIDEIVGEWGINPGVVFEEWVRERLLECGVESVTDLDTQMNRWPDSMSHNGAPQDMADLQAKLRIVSSEVTTYSKIVFPEMAGLFYDEPEAQNPARFVRASMSVPYFFEPMRVAPLPSGDAARARWRECVGYNGEVPAEAIFLDGGLMSNFPISLFHTQPGGSGPRRRPRLPTFGAKLGRSRAQAARVTGPITMGGAMFNAARQASDFDFLWRNPDYRSLVAEIELDANRDGKDDVHWLNFNLEEGEMIDLFAAGVDAARLFLAGDPKSSRKPFDWSAYQDKREMLFRASDA; translated from the coding sequence ATGGACGTATCCAGATTCACGAACGATCCGCGTGTGGAACGAAGCATGGCCGCTCTAGGCGGCGGCGGTCCCTATGCGGTGTCTGACATCACCGATGGTGACGGCCATCGGTATATTGACCTAGTGATGGAGGGCGGCGGTGTATTGGGCATCGCGCTCGTGGGGTACGCCTGGGCACTCGAAGAGATGGGCATCCGGTTTCGCAGCATCGGCGGCACTTCTGCTGGAGCGATCAGCGCATGCCTGCTGGCCGCGGCCGCGCCTCCCGCCGAGCCGAGGGCACTGCGGCTGCTGGCAATGCTTTCGGACATGGATTTTTTCTCGTTCGTCGATGGCGGCGACGACGCGCGTGACCTGGTGCGGGACATCTTTATCAAGCGCCGGGGTTGCTATTCGATCACCCGGGCCGTGCTGCGCAATATCGATGAGATTGTTGGGGAGTGGGGCATCAATCCCGGCGTCGTGTTCGAGGAATGGGTCCGCGAGCGCTTGCTGGAGTGCGGTGTGGAGAGTGTCACGGACCTGGACACCCAGATGAACCGCTGGCCCGATTCGATGTCACACAACGGCGCGCCCCAGGACATGGCGGACCTGCAAGCGAAGCTACGGATCGTGTCCAGTGAGGTCACGACCTATAGCAAGATTGTTTTTCCCGAAATGGCGGGTTTGTTCTACGACGAGCCGGAGGCGCAGAACCCCGCCCGCTTCGTGCGCGCGTCGATGTCGGTGCCCTACTTCTTCGAGCCGATGCGCGTCGCGCCGTTGCCGTCGGGGGACGCGGCGCGGGCCCGATGGCGGGAGTGCGTGGGCTACAACGGCGAGGTGCCGGCAGAAGCGATCTTCCTCGACGGCGGGCTCATGTCGAACTTTCCGATTAGCCTGTTCCACACCCAACCGGGGGGCTCTGGACCAAGGCGGCGACCGCGGTTGCCGACGTTCGGGGCCAAGCTCGGACGCAGCCGGGCCCAGGCCGCACGGGTCACTGGCCCGATCACCATGGGCGGGGCTATGTTCAATGCAGCTCGACAGGCTTCGGATTTTGATTTCTTGTGGCGCAACCCCGATTACCGCTCGCTGGTTGCCGAGATCGAACTCGACGCAAACCGTGACGGCAAGGATGACGTGCATTGGCTCAATTTCAACCTGGAAGAAGGCGAAATGATCGACCTGTTCGCGGCCGGTGTCGACGCGGCTCGGTTGTTCCTGGCTGGCGACCCGAAGTCCAGCCGGAAGCCGTTCGACTGGTCGGCCTATCAGGATAAACGTGAGATGCTGTTCAGGGCCAGTGACGCGTAG